TCTAATAGGACTTACTCACTTTGCTGGCAGGTGTGTTTCAAAACGCATCGGGCGCAGGGCGTTCCGTGTCCACGCCATAGTAAGATAGAAGTTCCGGCACAATTTTGCGTAAGTCCTATTCTAATTAAGGGGTTTTGTGTTAGATCTACCCTTAAATTAAGCAATACGATAAGATTCCGACCCTCTATTATTTAAAGACGAAAGTTTAATCAAAAAACGTGCATCATGGGGAAAAATTAAAAACTGGATTTTTTAGGAGTCGTTTTGGAGGGATAATTCTGGACGTACGATAAATCGCCGATTTCCCGACACTTTATGAGAGGTTGAGAAACCCAGTAAAAAGGCGTGATATGTCGGCCTGGGTTTCTCTAAATTCTTAAGGCAAACGCATGTTCAACTATTCTTCGCTTACTTCTCTTCCTTCTGTCCCAGAACCTTCAGAAACTCTGAATCCTCCTTTACATCCGAAAATTCGGGGGTTTCAAGGAAAGACGAGTAGTAGCCATCCAGATAATTGTAGGAAGTAACCACATACTCGTTCTGAGCGACCTTCAAATGATGTAAAGTCTTTTCTCGATCTCTCTCAGATGCCCAGATGCTCACAGCAAGCATGAAGTGATTATAATCGTTGTAATTGCCCAAATCGATGGCGAGTTGTAGCAAACGTTTCCCCTCGTTATACTTCTTCGCCCATACCAGACAACAACCGACATTGTGAGTAGCACAGACAAGTTCGTAGATATTTACGGGATAACGAGCATTCCGTTTTTCTACTTCCCCTTCGATAAACGTTCTTGCATCCGCCCAGACTTGATCGAAACGGTCCCAATCTTCCTGTTTGCTATACACCCGAAGTCGATTCTCTCTTATAGCCAACCAGAATCTAAAATAACTCCGCCACCCGGGTTCACCATTGGCACGTTCCAATTTTTCGATTTCAAGAAGTGCCGCATCTAACCTATCGTTTTTTATTAAGATATCTGCTCCGAATTGCAGAAAGTCGCAACGACTGTACTGACTCACTTTAGGATTCTCTAAGCGTTCAGAGGCTTCATTATAAAGTTGAATCCAGTCATCAATACGACCTTCCGCCGCCCAATATCCAGACATGCCCAGATTGGAAATAATCCGTAACACATATTTTTCTGATTGCTTGCATGCCCAACGGTAAAGGCGCGTCTGTTCCTCAATCGCTTCTCGGTTTCTCCTAAGAAATCCAAGACTATTCACTAACGACTTGTGCGACCAGTAACGTTCTGTATCATCTGGGGCGTTATCCATATACTTACGGAGCAGAGGCACCCGTTTTTCCATGCCGAGACTGCCCATATACGGGTATATCTCATCAACCACAAGATGCACCAACTCAGGCGTAATTTCACCCTTAAGTGCATCTTCAATCTCATTGGATGCCTCCTTAAGAATATCCTCTCTTGATGCAGGATCAGATTTTACTTGTTCTATGAATGCATCGAATGTGCTGTGCAGTCGCTCCAATTGATTCATAATATTCTCCTTCAGATTATCTGATAATTGTGAATGACCAAAGAATTCTTGAGCCAAG
The sequence above is drawn from the Candidatus Poribacteria bacterium genome and encodes:
- a CDS encoding RNA polymerase sigma factor; its protein translation is MEREDDVQLIRKVLSGDNEAFGILVEKYQKSVHDLIWRKIGDYHDAEDITQDAFLQAYKKLSTLKNPDQFAGWLHVIANRLCIDWMRKQKLIQQRKPAMQSLENTPVEEIEESSYTQHVLEQRVTERTEYRHALVQRLLEKLPENERMVVTLYYLDEMSTKEIGKYLGVPVNTIASRLHRARKRLQTDRELLAQEFFGHSQLSDNLKENIMNQLERLHSTFDAFIEQVKSDPASREDILKEASNEIEDALKGEITPELVHLVVDEIYPYMGSLGMEKRVPLLRKYMDNAPDDTERYWSHKSLVNSLGFLRRNREAIEEQTRLYRWACKQSEKYVLRIISNLGMSGYWAAEGRIDDWIQLYNEASERLENPKVSQYSRCDFLQFGADILIKNDRLDAALLEIEKLERANGEPGWRSYFRFWLAIRENRLRVYSKQEDWDRFDQVWADARTFIEGEVEKRNARYPVNIYELVCATHNVGCCLVWAKKYNEGKRLLQLAIDLGNYNDYNHFMLAVSIWASERDREKTLHHLKVAQNEYVVTSYNYLDGYYSSFLETPEFSDVKEDSEFLKVLGQKEEK